From a single Melospiza georgiana isolate bMelGeo1 chromosome 5, bMelGeo1.pri, whole genome shotgun sequence genomic region:
- the NIPAL1 gene encoding LOW QUALITY PROTEIN: magnesium transporter NIPA3 (The sequence of the model RefSeq protein was modified relative to this genomic sequence to represent the inferred CDS: inserted 2 bases in 1 codon; substituted 1 base at 1 genomic stop codon) encodes MPPPCPPASGRAQVRXAAPGRXRSPRSLAAVGPGGALPVRPSCRAGAVLSFSRPDSCQAWCQITNVSESHSPLLTSMEGAGNETNWSNSLPSGSKYHLYIGLALAIGSSIFIGSSFILKKKGLLKLAERGVTRAGQGGYSYLKEWVWWAGLLSMGLGEAANFAAYAFAPATLVTPLGALSVLISAILSSYFLNEKLNIHGKLGCVLSILGSTVMVIHAPEEEEVTSLDEMERKLQDPVFVTFALLLTVVALVLIIVVAPKRGQTNILIYILICSLIGAFSVSSVKGLGIAIKQMLQRKPVYRHPLVYILVGSLVLSVSTQISYLNKALDVFNTSLVTPIYYVCFTTTVVTCSIILFKEWSSMELGDIIGTLSGFCSIIIGIFLLHAFKNTNITWSQLMSTVAKESSPPHRDSETSHTLLESMENPALAYEEDILFSQ; translated from the exons ATGCCGCCTCCGTGTCCGCCGGCGAGCGGGCGCGCCCAGGTGCGCTGAGCCGCGCCCGGGCG GCGGAGCCCGCGGAGCCTGGCAGCCGTGGGGCCCGGAGGGGCGCTGCCCGTCCGTCCGTCCTGCCGTGCTG gtgctgtgctctCTTTTTCTCGCCCTGACTCCTGCCAGGCATGGTGCCAGATCACCAACGTATCTGAATCACACTCTCCTCTCCTCACCTCTATGGAGGGGGCTGGCAATGAAACAAACTGGAGCAATTCCCTTCCTTCTGGAAGCAAATACCACCTCTACATTGGCTTGGCTTTGGCTATAGGCTCCAGTATCTTTATTGGTTCTAGTTTCATACTGAAGAAGAAAGGACTTTTGAAACTGGCAGAGAGAGGAGTCACCCGAGCTG gacAAGGTGGATATTCTTATTTGAAGGAATGGGTTTGGTGGGCTGGACTGCTATCAA TGGGATTAGGAGAAGCTGCAAACTTTGCTGCCTATGCCTTTGCACCTGCAACCTTGGTTACCCCCTTGGGTGCCCTGAGTGTTCTCATAAG TGCTATATTGTCAtcctattttttaaatgagaagcTGAATATTCATGGAAAGCTGGGCTGTGTACTGAGCATTTTGGGGTCAACAGTCATGGTTATTCATgccccagaggaggaggaggtcaCCTCACTAGATGAGATGGAAAGAAAGCTGCAAGATCCAG TGTTTGTTACATTTGCTCTTCTGCTGACAGTCGTTGCCCTTGTCCTGATCATTGTTGTGGCTCCAAAGAGAGGTCAGACAAACATACTGATCTACATTTTAATTTGCTCTCTCATTGGTGCCTTCTCCGTCTCGTCTGTGAAGGGCCTGGGCATTGCCATCAAGCAGATGCTGCAGAGGAAGCCAGTCTATCGCCATCCCCTGGTTTACATTCTGGTGGGCAGCCTGGTGCTCTCAGTCAGCACTCAGATCAGCTACCTCAACAAAGCACTGGACGTGTTCAACACATCCCTTGTGACGCCCATTTACTACGTGTGCTTCACTACCACAGTGGTGACGTGCTCCATCATCTTGTTCAAGGAGTGGAGCAGTATGGAACTGGGTGACATCATTGGAACCCTGAGTGGATTCTGCAGCATCATCATTGGCATCTTCCTACTGCATGCTTTCAAGAACACTAACATCACCTGGAGTCAGCTGATGTCCACTGTTGCCAAAGAATCGTCACCGCCACACCGTGACTCTGAAACCAGTCACACTTTGCTGGAGAGCATGGAAAACCCAGCTTTGGCATATGAGGAGGACATTTTATTCAGTCAGTGA
- the CNGA1 gene encoding LOW QUALITY PROTEIN: cGMP-gated cation channel alpha-1 (The sequence of the model RefSeq protein was modified relative to this genomic sequence to represent the inferred CDS: substituted 1 base at 1 genomic stop codon) yields the protein MKVGVIETHHSHAIVPSVVVHDTSKDHGLMHEGGNRYARQQYLPGVFACYNINNNSNKDEXKKRKKEKKSKPEKKKDGETQKTKEKKEKNKNKDKLKKKENTEEKKKDIFTIDPAGNIYYNWLFCITMPVMYNWTMIIARACFDELQHDYLVAWFIIDYVSDAIYVADMFVRTRTGYLEQGLLVKEEHKLREKYKKSFQFKLDFLSILPTDLLYFKLGLNYPELRINRLLRVARMFEFFQRTETRTNYPNIFRISNLVMYIVIIIHWNACVYYSISKAIGFGADTWVYPNTSDPEFARLTRKYVYSLYWSTLTLTTIGETPPPVRDSEYFFVVVDFLVGVLIFATIVGNVGSMISNMNAARAEFQARIDAIKQYMHFRNVSKDMEKRVIKWFDYLWTNKKAVDEREVLKYLPDKLRAEIAINVHLETLKKVRIFADCEAGLLVELVLKLQPQVYSPGDYICRKGDIGREMYIIKEGKLAVVADDGITQFVVLSDGSYFGEISILNIKGSKAGNRRTANIKSIGYSDLFCLSKDDLMEALTEYPDAKAMLEEKGKQILMKDGLLDIEIANLGSDPKDLEEKVAYMERAMDRLQTKFARLLAEYEGAQQKVKKRLTQIEKILKPVIEEEFAALEEADPSTDKPGLSKAE from the exons ATGAAGGTAGGAGTGATTGAGACCCATCACTCCCATGCAATTGTTCCCAGTGTGGTAGTGCATGACACCAGTAAGGACCATGGACTGATGCATGAAGGGGGAAACAGGtatg ccaggcAACAGTATCTACCTGGAGTTTTTGCGTGCTACAATATTaacaataatagtaataaaGATGAGTAA aagaaaaggaaaaaagaaaagaagag CAagccagagaagaaaaaggatggAGAAACACAAAAgaccaaagaaaaaaaggagaaaaataaaaataaagataagttgaagaagaaagaaaatacagaaga GAAGAAGAAAGATATTTTCACCATTGATCCAGCAGGAAATATATATTACAACTGGTTGTTTTGCATCACAATGCCTGTCATGTACAACTGGACCATGATTATTGCTAG AGCCTGTTTTGATGAGCTTCAGCACGATTACTTAGTGGCATGGTTTATTATTGATTATGTTTCTGATGCCATTTATGTTGCTGATATGTTTGTACGGACAAGGACAG gtTACCTGGAGCAAGGTCTTTTGGTGAAAGAAGAACATAAGCTACGAGAGAAATACAAGAAATCTTTTCAATTCAAATTAGATTTTCTGTCAATCTTACCAACTGATCTCTTATACTTTAAGTTAGGATTGAATTACCCAGAATTAAGAATAAACAGACTACTCAGAGTAGCTCGGATGTTTGAATTCTTCCAGAGAACAGAAACAAGAACAAACTACCCAAATATCTTCAGGATCTCTAACCTTGTCATGTACATTGTGATTATTATTCACTGGAATGCCTGTGTGTACTACTCCATCTCAAAAGCCATTGGATTTGGGGCTGACACGTGGGTCTACCCCAACACCTCAGATCCTGAATTTGCCCGCCTGACGAGAAAATATGTCTACAGTCTCTACTGGTCAACCCTGACCCTGACTACTATTGGTGAAACCCCCCCTCCTGTAAGAGATTCTGAGTATTTCTTTGTGGTTGTTGACTTCCTGGTTGGAGTACTGATCTTTGCTACCATCGTTGGTAACGTGGGCTCAATGATCTCCAACATGAATGCTGCCAGGGCGGAGTTCCAAGCAAGGATTGATGCTATCAAGCAGTATATGCACTTTCGGAATGTGAGTAAGGACATGGAAAAAAGAGTTATAAAGTGGTTTGACTACCTGTGGACAAACAAAAAGGCTGTGGATGAAAGGGAAGTCTTGAAGTACCTGCCAGATAAACTAAGAGCAGAGATTGCAATCAACGTTCACCTTGAAACGCTAAAAAAAGTTCGGATTTTTGCGGACTGTGAAGCGGGTTTGCTGGTTGAACTGGTTTTGAAACTCCAGCCCCAAGTATACAGTCCTGGAGATTATATTTGCAGAAAAGGAGATATTGGACGAGAGATGTACATTATCAAAGAAGGCAAGCTGGCAGTAGTTGCTGATGATGGAATTACCCAATTTGTGGTCCTAAGTGATGGCAGCTACTTCGGAGAAATCAGCATTCTTAACATCAAGGGTAGCAAAGCTGGCAATCGAAGAACAGCCAATATTAAAAGTATTGGATACTCAGACTTGTTTTGTCTGTCTAAAGATGATCTCATGGAGGCTTTAACAGAGTATCCAGATGCAAAGGCTATGCTGgaagaaaaaggcaaacaaatcCTAATGAAAGATGGGTTGCTGGACATTGAAATTGCAAATTTAGGAAGTGATCCTAAAGATCTGGAAGAGAAGGTCGCCTACATGGAACGTGCTATGGACAGGTTGCAAACAAAGTTTGCCAGGTTGTTGGCTGAGTATGAAGGTGCACaacagaaagtgaaaaaaagacttacacaaatagagaaaatattgaAGCCAGTTATAGAGGAAGAATTTGCAGCCTTAGAAGAAGCAGATCCATCCACAGATAAACCTGGATTGtcaaaagcagaataa